The following proteins come from a genomic window of Rutidosis leptorrhynchoides isolate AG116_Rl617_1_P2 chromosome 10, CSIRO_AGI_Rlap_v1, whole genome shotgun sequence:
- the LOC139872593 gene encoding peroxisome biogenesis protein 22-like → MDDYLKDDIQHLIKRIRDFLSTKVSEFLNTQDLQTIWGSVAIVVAVIFTWRLLLAPNEPQRRVPKRQAPTPSGSNSQPSSNLLPSGIGSCVQDSSQTTNEPIKLTLGQKVRQRLSDGRKVTCRLLGIILEESTPEELQNQATVRSSVMEVVMEMNKFCNLYLMETVLDDESEKRVLTALENAGIFLSGGLVKDKVLFCSTEIGRTSFVRQLEPDWHIDSSREINSQLARFIKCQLHISPIHTERLASNVFNSSSLEQFFGV, encoded by the exons ATGGATGATTACCTGAAGGACGATATTCAACACCTCATCAAAAGAATTAGGGACTTTCTATCCACCAAAGTTTCCGAATTTTTAAATACCCag GATTTACAAACCATTTGGGGTTCAGTGGCTATTGTTGTTGCTGTAATATTTACATGGAGACTATTATTGGCACCTAATGAACCTCAAAGAAGAGTACCTAAACGTCAAGCTCCAACACCAAGTGGGTCCAATAGTCAACCAAGTTCAAATCTTTTACCTTCTGGCATCGGTTCATGTGTACAAGATTCAAGCCAAACTACTAATGAGCCTATAAAG CTTACTTTGGGACAAAAAGTCAGACAAAGATTAAGTGATGGAAGGAAG GTAACTTGCCGGTTACTTGGCATTATACTTGAGGAAAGTACTCCAGAGGAGCTTCAG AATCAAGCAACCGTGAGATCCTCTGTTATGGAAGTTGTGATGGAGATGAACAAATTTTGTAATCTTTATCTAATGGAAACTGTTCTGGATGATGAAAGTGAA AAAAGGGTTTTAACAGCATTGGAAAATGCTGGAATTTTCCTATCCGGTGGCTTGGTCAAAGATAAG GTACTCTTCTGTAGCACAGAGATTGGACGGACTTCTTTTGTTCGACAATTGGAGCCAGATTGGCATATAGACTCAAGTCGCGAAATTAATTCACAATTAGCG AGGTTCATTAAATGTCAGCTTCACATTTCACCAATCCATACCGAGCGACTTGCTTCTAATGTTTTCAATTCATCATCGTTGGAACAGTTCTTCGGtgtttga
- the LOC139871622 gene encoding putative zinc finger protein CONSTANS-LIKE 11: MEALCDLCRVVKAVVYCNSDVAKLCFQCDNRVHAANTLSRRHPRCLLCDKCNVQPAIFHRPLDQMYLCKTCDLNENACSSVSGHNVEELNYYTGCPSCEDLLKIMPTIRGKDLSINPQFCPMSGLNIDLGDEMGMGLAASRLNELASTIKFQSWMSNPPSVILPQMGQDSHPFFTNGSNLIKDGLNLNNLGHNEGDIGLNFNGGYEMFNCIPQAQTRYPSEDGGLDCFVMEKNLSVTESNSYIESTVEATSSGPQDCTTFPSSQMAASANVMQAINGGMLLNPGCNPSAPSLAFANGNGHPNISHSLSNVTGESNAADFQDCDLSSPMFLTGESLWESNFESSPQARDKAKMRYNEKKKTRTFGKQIRYASRKARADTRKRVKGRFVKAGEEYDYDPLHTTDY, translated from the exons ATGGAGGCTTTATGTGATCTTTGTAGGGTAGTTAAGGCTGTAGTGTATTGTAATTCTGATGTTGCAAAATTATGTTTCCAATGTGACAATCGAGTGCACGCTGCGAATACATTATCGCGCAGACACCCTCGTTGTCTTTTATGTGATAAGTGTAACGTGCAGCCAGCGATTTTTCATCGACCGTTGGATCAAATGTATTTATGTAAAACTTGTGATTTGAATGAGAATGCATGTTCATCAGTGAGTGGGCATAATGTAGAAGAACTAAATTATTACACAGGTTGTCCTTCATGTGAGGATTTATTAAAGATTATGCCAACAATTCGTGGTAAAGATTTAAGTATCAACCCTCAATTTTGCCCGATGAGTGGTTTAAATATCGATTTAGGTGATGAGATGGGAATGGGTTTAGCGGCGTCTAGACTTAACGAATTAGCTTCAACGATAAAGTTTCAGTCTTGGATGAGTAATCCGCCGTCAGTGATCTTACCACAAATGGGTCAAGATTCACACCCTTTCTTTACCAATGGATCAAATCTGATTAAG GATGGCCTGAATTTGAACAATCTTGGACATAATGAAGGCGATATCGGGTTGAATTTTAACGGTGGTTATGAGATGTTTAATTGTATTCCTCAAGCTCAAACGAGATACCCGTCTGAGGATGGTGGTCTCGATTGCTTTGTGATGGAGAAGAATTTATCCGTTACAGAATCAAACAGTTATATAGAAAGCACCGTTGAG GCAACGTCGTCTGGACCACAAGATTGCACTACTTTTCCGTCCTCACAAATGGCTGCATCAGCTAACGTAATGCAGGCCATAAACGGTGGAATGCTATTGAATCCTGGCTGCAATCCAAGTGCACCGAGCCTTGCGTTCGCTAACGGAAATGGCCATCCGAATATATCTCATTCACTGTCCAACGTCACTGGTGAGAGTAATGCTGCTGATTTTCAAGACTGTGATTTATCATCGCCTATGTTTCTCACAGGCGAATCGCTATGGGAGTCAAATTTTGAGTCCAGCCCACAAGCGAGGGACAAAGCGAAGATGAGATACAACGAGAAAAAGAAAACACGAAC atttggtaagcaGATACGATATGCTTCTCGTAAAGCTAGAGCTGATACTAGAAAGCGAGTTAAAGGTAGATTCGTGAAGGCTGGTGAAGAGTATGACTATGACCCGCTGCACACAACTGATTATTGA